From a single uncultured Fibrobacter sp. genomic region:
- the queC gene encoding 7-cyano-7-deazaguanine synthase QueC — MKDSLLILSGGMDSTTLLYERAEDIALAVSFDYGSNHNDKEIPFAGLHCERLGIPHITIPLKFMHDYFTSSLLSGADAIPEGNYANENMKSTVVPFRNGIMLSVAAGLAESRGLSKVMMANHFGDHDIYPDCRKEFVDNMSAAISAGTYAKITIDAPYTQISKADIARRGKLLGINYAETWSCYKGENIHCGKCATCIERKAALAEAGIEDTTEYRA; from the coding sequence ATGAAAGATTCTCTATTGATCCTCTCCGGAGGAATGGACAGTACCACGTTGCTCTACGAGCGTGCCGAAGACATTGCGCTTGCGGTCTCGTTCGACTATGGCAGCAACCACAACGACAAGGAAATCCCCTTTGCAGGCCTCCACTGCGAACGGCTCGGGATTCCGCACATCACGATTCCGCTGAAGTTCATGCACGACTATTTTACGTCGTCGCTGTTGTCGGGTGCGGACGCGATTCCCGAAGGGAACTACGCGAACGAAAACATGAAGTCGACCGTGGTGCCTTTCCGCAACGGGATTATGCTTTCCGTGGCGGCGGGCCTTGCCGAAAGCCGTGGCCTTTCGAAGGTGATGATGGCGAACCACTTTGGCGACCATGACATTTACCCGGACTGCAGAAAGGAATTCGTGGACAACATGTCGGCGGCCATTTCCGCGGGCACCTACGCGAAAATCACCATCGACGCTCCCTACACGCAGATTTCCAAGGCCGACATCGCTCGCCGTGGAAAGCTCCTTGGAATCAACTACGCCGAAACCTGGTCCTGCTACAAGGGCGAGAACATTCATTGCGGTAAGTGCGCAACCTGTATCGAACGCAAGGCGGCGCTTGCCGAGGCAGGAATCGAAGATACGACGGAGTACAGGGCATGA
- the queD gene encoding 6-carboxytetrahydropterin synthase QueD: MYKVIKRLEISGAHRLSLPYESKCRGLHGHNWIITVFCQSETLDENGMVVDFSKIKEIVKGQLDHKFLNDVMDLNPTAENMARWICEQVPHCYKVQIQESEGNVVEYEA, translated from the coding sequence ATGTACAAGGTAATCAAGCGTCTTGAAATTTCGGGAGCGCACCGTCTTTCGCTCCCTTACGAAAGCAAGTGCCGCGGACTCCACGGGCATAACTGGATCATCACGGTGTTCTGCCAGAGCGAAACGCTCGATGAGAACGGAATGGTGGTCGATTTTTCGAAGATTAAGGAAATCGTGAAGGGGCAGCTCGACCACAAGTTCTTAAATGACGTGATGGACCTGAACCCGACTGCCGAAAACATGGCCCGCTGGATTTGCGAACAGGTGCCGCACTGCTACAAGGTGCAGATTCAGGAAAGCGAAGGCAACGTCGTCGAGTACGAAGCATAA